In one Umezawaea sp. Da 62-37 genomic region, the following are encoded:
- a CDS encoding TetR/AcrR family transcriptional regulator: MATERMTRDQSRALTRARLIDAAAELFAEKGVNGASVEQIAERAGYSRGAFYGNFADKDDLVLALLEHRTRTEFDEVGAMNGDQEAFRAWHRGRAANVQAWLALRTELWLHALRDERLRAELADRELFARGAIAGGIDDALTRAGVRPPADLGFLALIAHALEDGLLIQRVINPEGVSDEVVLDAVDLLCRSWIALAQREG, translated from the coding sequence GTGGCGACCGAGCGGATGACCCGTGACCAGAGCCGGGCACTGACCCGTGCCCGGCTGATCGACGCGGCGGCGGAGCTGTTCGCCGAGAAGGGGGTCAACGGCGCCTCGGTCGAGCAGATCGCCGAGCGCGCCGGGTACAGCAGGGGCGCGTTCTACGGCAACTTCGCGGACAAGGACGACCTCGTGCTGGCGTTGCTGGAACACCGGACCAGGACCGAGTTCGACGAGGTCGGCGCCATGAACGGCGACCAGGAGGCTTTCCGGGCGTGGCACCGCGGCCGGGCGGCGAACGTCCAGGCGTGGCTGGCGCTGCGCACCGAACTCTGGCTGCACGCCCTGCGCGACGAGCGGCTGCGCGCCGAGCTGGCCGACCGCGAACTCTTCGCCCGCGGGGCCATCGCGGGCGGCATCGACGACGCGCTGACCCGCGCGGGCGTCCGGCCGCCCGCCGATCTCGGCTTCCTGGCGCTGATCGCGCACGCGTTGGAGGACGGGCTGCTGATCCAGCGCGTGATCAACCCCGAGGGCGTCTCCGACGAGGTGGTGCTCGACGCCGTCGACCTGCTCTGCCGGTCGTGGATCGCGTTGGCGCAACGCGAGGGCTGA